A genomic region of Helicoverpa zea isolate HzStark_Cry1AcR chromosome 8, ilHelZeax1.1, whole genome shotgun sequence contains the following coding sequences:
- the LOC124632588 gene encoding uncharacterized protein LOC124632588 codes for MSIKTFEELLTQFRNSIKPDVKLIIVLRYLASGCSFAELHYMFKIGISTIAEIVREVCAAIWFCLKNICLPQPTKDMWLQIANGFSTRAHFPNCIGACDGKHIRIIAPNNSGSMCFNYKGYFSLVLLAICDSNYKFVMIDVGAYGRFGDSAIFQNSNFYKKIQENRLNIPEPAPISGNNATCFPFVFVGDEAFALSTCMMRPYPRNNLNITKRTFNYRLCVARRYIECTFGILANKWRIFHRPINVHIDLVSDIIKSACILHNFVRDRDGYSFRDSLSNPLTETITRDNVRRNNRTAFGYRESFAEYFMHEGRVEWQDNYI; via the exons ATGAGCATAAAAACGTTTGAAGAATTATTGACACAATTTCGCAATAGTATTAAACCGGATGTAAAGTTAATAATAGTGCTAcg ATATTTGGCGTCAGGCTGTTCATTCGCAGAATTGCATTATATGTTTAAGATTGGAATTAGTACTATCGCCGAAATAGTTCGAGAAGTATGTGCAGCTATATGgttttgcttaaaaaatatatgcctaCCACAACCAACCAAAGATATGTGGCTTCAAATTGCAAATGGTTTCTCTACTAGAGCACATTTTCCGAACTGTATAGGTGCTTGTGACGGAAAACATATTAGAATTATAGCACCTAACAATAGTGGATCAATGTGCTTCAattataaaggatatttttctttGGTATTGCTAGCAATTTGTGACAGCAACTACAAATTTGTGATGATTGATGTTGGAGCATATGGAAGATTCGGTGACTCAGCAATATTTCAAAActcaaacttttataaaaaaattcaagaGAACCGCTTGAACATTCCTGAACCAGCACCTATTTCAGGAAACAATGCAACTTGTTTCCCCTTCGTTTTTGTAGGAGACGAGGCATTTGCTTTAAGTACGTGCATGATGCGCCCTTATccgagaaataatttaaatattacaaaaagaacATTCAATTATAGACTTTGTGTGGCTAGACGTTACATTGAATGTACTTTTGGCATACTTGCGAATAAGTGGCGCATTTTTCACAGACCAATTAATGTTCACATCGATTTAGTTAGTGATATTATTAAGTCTGCTTGCATTTTACACAACTTTGTAAGAGACAGAGACGGATATTCTTTTAGAGACTCATTAAGTAATCCACTAACTGAAACTATTACTCGAGATAACGTGCGAAGAAACAATAGAACTGCTTTCGGATATCGAGAATCATTTGCAGAATATTTTATGCATGAAGGGAGAGTAGAATGGCAggataattacatttaa